The following proteins are encoded in a genomic region of Fimbriimonadaceae bacterium:
- a CDS encoding efflux transporter outer membrane subunit: MRFVVFIIGLVMLTGCAVGPDYSRPDLQVPNGFRMAVSAQETESFANLPWWDLLQDEELRRLIRIALAENKDLQRAVASVEEFQSRLFISKMDFAPKADVTANAPSFGRKANFLFPGFPNPFNYYLQGNLSWEMDIWGRVRRSNEAARGDLLAREEARRAVVLQLVSGVAEAYFELLQFDMQLGVAQRTLKSWEESVRIAEARLRQGMISRIDADQFEAERANAAARAAELTRQMVQKENQLSVLLGRPPGQVARGRSLTEQVLPPDVPAGLPSELLQRRPDLVQAEQELAAATARIGVAKADRFPKLSITGILGVASPQLSRLVADETAFGVVGPGLAGPLLNAQILGFQQDAAEAQSREVLARYEQAVLVAFREVEDALVAVRTAREQRDAQAQQVDALRSALRLANLRYKGGLANYLDVLVAQRNLFEAELALTGTHRLQLVSVVQLYKALGGGWSPLDMAQQQPGQAPGTRGPAVPATDVVPPGRG; the protein is encoded by the coding sequence ATGCGTTTTGTCGTCTTCATCATCGGGCTCGTTATGTTGACCGGCTGTGCGGTCGGCCCCGACTACTCCCGTCCGGACCTGCAGGTGCCGAACGGTTTCCGAATGGCGGTCTCGGCTCAGGAAACGGAGTCCTTCGCCAATCTTCCCTGGTGGGACCTGTTGCAGGATGAGGAATTGCGCCGCCTCATTCGCATCGCACTCGCGGAGAACAAGGATCTGCAGCGGGCGGTGGCGTCCGTCGAGGAATTCCAATCGCGCCTGTTCATTTCAAAAATGGATTTTGCCCCGAAGGCCGATGTCACGGCCAATGCGCCCTCCTTCGGTCGCAAGGCGAACTTTCTATTTCCAGGGTTCCCCAATCCATTCAACTATTATCTGCAGGGAAATTTATCCTGGGAGATGGATATCTGGGGACGGGTTCGTCGCTCGAATGAGGCCGCGAGAGGAGACCTGTTAGCCAGAGAGGAAGCCCGACGCGCGGTCGTGCTGCAACTCGTGAGTGGTGTGGCGGAGGCCTACTTTGAGTTGCTGCAGTTCGATATGCAGCTTGGCGTCGCACAGCGCACGCTGAAGTCCTGGGAGGAATCGGTTCGGATTGCCGAGGCTCGACTGCGGCAGGGCATGATTTCGCGCATCGACGCGGATCAATTCGAGGCGGAACGGGCCAACGCTGCGGCCCGGGCGGCGGAATTGACCAGACAGATGGTACAGAAGGAGAACCAGCTGAGCGTTCTCCTCGGGCGACCGCCGGGGCAGGTGGCGCGGGGCCGTTCCCTGACGGAGCAGGTGTTGCCGCCGGACGTCCCTGCGGGTCTTCCATCGGAATTGCTCCAGCGCCGCCCCGATCTGGTGCAGGCCGAACAGGAATTGGCGGCGGCCACGGCAAGGATCGGCGTGGCCAAGGCGGATCGATTTCCGAAGCTGAGTATCACCGGCATTCTGGGCGTAGCCAGTCCGCAATTGTCACGGCTGGTTGCCGACGAGACGGCGTTCGGGGTGGTGGGGCCAGGATTGGCGGGGCCGTTGCTGAATGCGCAAATTCTCGGCTTTCAGCAGGACGCAGCCGAGGCCCAGAGTCGTGAGGTGCTGGCGCGATACGAACAGGCGGTGCTGGTCGCGTTTCGCGAAGTGGAGGATGCTCTGGTCGCGGTGCGTACGGCGCGGGAACAGCGGGACGCGCAGGCGCAGCAGGTCGACGCGTTACGGTCGGCCTTGCGGCTGGCGAATCTTCGCTACAAGGGAGGGCTGGCCAATTACCTTGATGTGCTGGTGGCGCAACGCAATTTGTTTGAGGCGGAACTGGCCCTGACCGGCACCCACCGGCTGCAATTGGTGTCCGTGGTGCAACTCTACAAAG